TTCTGCATAGGATTCCAAACATTCCGCGGTCAAAGATCGATCCAAGACGAATCATGCTGAAGGAATGAAGCATAATGCACCTGACCGGAGGGTCACTTATGATGAGCTCATGAAGAGAAAAGttgaggatgatgagttggattaTCGTCGACGGAGAAGAGCCCGGATCCAGCATCGGATATCAGCAGATGATGAGAGGCTTCAATCCCGTGTTGAGGGTGTAGCTTCAGACTCGTATGCTTCAGAGGAAAAACCCGTGTGGGTGCCACCGGAGCGTGAAATAAAGCCAGACCGGCGTACTAG
This DNA window, taken from Papaver somniferum cultivar HN1 chromosome 3, ASM357369v1, whole genome shotgun sequence, encodes the following:
- the LOC113359971 gene encoding glutamic acid-rich protein-like, with the translated sequence MKHNAPDRRVTYDELMKRKVEDDELDYRRRRRARIQHRISADDERLQSRVEGVASDSYASEEKPVWVPPEREIKPDRRTREIEKLVQDDLEAEREEEDYWDDYELDIHPDFVNSPNSDSDEELEENSAKDDDDESNNSDKSDDSDESD